One Lysinibacillus fusiformis genomic window carries:
- the pheA gene encoding prephenate dehydratase translates to MTEQNWEKRIAYLGPEASFTYLATQAIFPSEWLVPCATIPECIEAVAEGKVDLAVVPLENALEGSVPLTLDYLFHEATLYVTGELQLKIQQHLMVNKAQKDKWESIKGVYSHPHALAQCHKYLFYRFSDVPLHQTTSTAAAAKFVSENPDECIAAVGNAAAAERYGLDIVQSNIHDFHFNHTRFFVLSKQNKRLPQELSEGQAKTTFMITLPTDRSGALHQVLSVFAWRQLNLSKIESRPLKTGLGDYFFMIDVLADEKEPMMRGAMEELAALGCKVKSLGTYFTYLTSDEA, encoded by the coding sequence ATGACAGAGCAAAATTGGGAAAAACGAATTGCCTATTTAGGACCAGAGGCATCTTTTACATATTTGGCAACACAAGCTATCTTCCCCAGTGAATGGCTAGTCCCATGTGCCACGATCCCAGAGTGTATTGAGGCAGTAGCGGAAGGAAAGGTTGATTTAGCAGTTGTCCCTCTAGAAAATGCATTAGAGGGCTCGGTACCATTAACCCTAGATTATTTATTCCATGAAGCGACGCTTTATGTAACAGGTGAATTACAACTGAAAATACAGCAGCATTTAATGGTGAACAAAGCACAAAAGGACAAATGGGAGTCCATTAAGGGCGTGTATTCACATCCTCATGCGTTAGCACAGTGTCATAAATACTTATTCTACCGTTTCAGCGATGTTCCGTTACATCAAACAACATCAACAGCGGCAGCGGCAAAATTTGTATCTGAAAATCCTGATGAGTGTATCGCAGCAGTTGGTAACGCAGCAGCAGCTGAAAGATATGGCTTAGACATCGTGCAATCAAATATCCATGATTTTCACTTTAACCATACGCGTTTCTTTGTATTATCAAAACAAAACAAACGTTTACCGCAGGAATTATCAGAGGGACAGGCAAAAACAACTTTCATGATAACCTTACCAACGGACCGTTCAGGGGCATTACATCAGGTACTTTCAGTATTTGCATGGCGCCAGCTAAATTTAAGTAAAATTGAGTCACGTCCATTGAAAACAGGACTGGGTGATTATTTCTTCATGATTGATGTATTAGCGGATGAGAAAGAACCAATGATGCGAGGGGCTATGGAAGAGTTAGCAGCCCTAGGTTGCAAGGTGAAGTCACTTGGTACATACTTTACCTATCTAACATCTGACGAGGCCTAA
- a CDS encoding LysM peptidoglycan-binding domain-containing protein, with protein MRIHIVQKGDTLWKIAKEYGISFEDLKRLNVHLANPDYIVPGMEIILPEKIHKETHNQGAHHKETQTHKEMPTHKPVKESVKKEVQKPMPAPPIVAPPPMPMPEPQMIPIPFPMPMPMPQPMPQQPMWVPQPVELNWNQQLVMPQVEHPVLPPIQIQPPPPPPAPPPPPVAHPAPPPPPPAPPVHVMPQMPMVPHCPSCHQPVHHQMWWHMPMHHMQPMHHMQPMHHMQPMHHMHPQVEPCSMPPQPAPCPCPMPASNVAGAGHFLESSTSPFFPVNDAHIKHHFDSMPEMQMGQSCGCGSQPAMMPNWQFDPCNCPPPCPPPCPTCGPWMSPHFFPGGMTPYRW; from the coding sequence TTGCGTATTCATATTGTTCAAAAGGGAGATACATTGTGGAAGATTGCGAAAGAGTACGGCATTTCGTTTGAAGATTTGAAGCGGCTCAATGTCCATCTTGCCAACCCTGATTATATTGTACCTGGCATGGAAATTATTTTGCCTGAAAAAATACACAAGGAAACACATAACCAAGGAGCACATCATAAGGAGACACAAACTCATAAAGAAATGCCTACTCATAAGCCTGTGAAGGAAAGTGTTAAAAAAGAGGTGCAGAAGCCTATGCCAGCGCCTCCAATTGTCGCACCGCCACCAATGCCAATGCCTGAGCCACAAATGATTCCAATACCATTTCCAATGCCGATGCCGATGCCACAACCAATGCCACAACAACCAATGTGGGTGCCTCAGCCTGTTGAGCTTAATTGGAACCAACAATTAGTAATGCCACAAGTTGAACATCCTGTTTTACCACCAATTCAAATTCAACCGCCACCACCACCACCAGCACCACCGCCACCACCAGTAGCTCATCCAGCGCCACCGCCGCCGCCACCAGCACCACCTGTTCACGTAATGCCACAAATGCCAATGGTACCACATTGTCCGAGTTGCCATCAGCCGGTGCACCATCAAATGTGGTGGCATATGCCAATGCACCATATGCAACCGATGCATCATATGCAACCGATGCATCATATGCAACCGATGCATCATATGCACCCACAAGTAGAGCCATGTTCAATGCCGCCGCAACCAGCACCATGTCCATGTCCAATGCCTGCGAGTAACGTTGCTGGAGCAGGTCATTTCTTAGAGTCAAGCACATCTCCATTCTTCCCGGTAAATGATGCACATATCAAGCATCATTTTGATTCAATGCCAGAGATGCAAATGGGGCAGTCTTGTGGTTGTGGCTCACAGCCAGCAATGATGCCAAATTGGCAATTTGATCCATGCAACTGTCCGCCACCATGTCCGCCGCCGTGCCCAACGTGTGGTCCATGGATGTCCCCGCATTTTTTCCCAGGCGGGATGACGCCTTATCGATGGTGA
- a CDS encoding thiol-disulfide oxidoreductase DCC family protein, with translation MGGIILFDGVCNFCHSSVQFIIKRDQNAYFQFASIQSEVGQEILATYKVPTNIDSVILIEHGNAYFESTAALKISRRLDSLWPTCYVFMLIPSFIRNVVYRKFAENRYRLFGKKEQCLLPTPSQRKRFL, from the coding sequence ATGGGTGGTATTATTTTGTTTGATGGGGTTTGTAATTTTTGCCATAGCAGCGTGCAGTTTATTATTAAACGTGATCAGAATGCTTACTTCCAGTTTGCCTCTATTCAAAGTGAAGTTGGGCAGGAAATTCTTGCAACATATAAAGTTCCGACAAACATAGATAGTGTCATATTAATAGAGCATGGTAACGCTTATTTTGAATCTACGGCGGCTTTGAAAATTAGTCGACGTTTAGATAGCTTGTGGCCTACCTGTTATGTTTTCATGCTTATACCTTCCTTTATACGAAATGTTGTATACAGAAAATTTGCTGAAAATCGTTATCGTCTTTTTGGTAAAAAAGAACAATGCCTATTACCAACACCTTCGCAACGAAAAAGATTCCTCTAA
- a CDS encoding transcription repressor NadR, with amino-acid sequence MKKMLGEERRLQILAQLKKSNTPITGTDLAKFANVSRQVIVNDITLLKARNEPIIATSQGYIYMHQDQLYQTVERTIPCFHTPEDAKDELMVIVDCGGTVKNVIVEHPIYGEITASIMVSNRHDVEKFVQRVNDTQANYLSALTGGTHLHVISAPSVEILDLIEHNLQKKGYLVIDQ; translated from the coding sequence ATGAAAAAAATGTTAGGCGAAGAACGCCGACTGCAAATTCTAGCACAACTAAAAAAAAGTAATACACCTATAACAGGAACAGACTTAGCTAAATTTGCCAATGTTTCAAGACAAGTCATTGTCAATGATATAACATTATTAAAGGCTAGAAATGAACCCATTATCGCAACGAGCCAAGGCTATATTTATATGCATCAGGACCAACTATACCAAACTGTTGAACGTACCATTCCATGTTTTCACACCCCGGAGGATGCAAAAGATGAGCTCATGGTAATTGTAGATTGTGGTGGAACTGTGAAAAACGTAATTGTCGAACATCCTATATACGGAGAGATTACAGCTTCCATTATGGTGTCTAATCGCCATGATGTTGAAAAATTTGTGCAACGCGTTAACGATACGCAAGCTAACTATTTATCTGCATTAACAGGTGGTACACATCTTCATGTCATTTCTGCTCCATCTGTAGAAATTTTAGATTTAATTGAACACAATCTACAAAAAAAAGGCTATCTAGTCATAGATCAATAA